Proteins encoded together in one Monomorium pharaonis isolate MP-MQ-018 chromosome 8, ASM1337386v2, whole genome shotgun sequence window:
- the LOC105829674 gene encoding uncharacterized protein LOC105829674: protein SNINRLIFCVKVPKSNIFFTANVISFQNISFTTVSSSQNDIKGIGESVNRVADADSRASYLLQSYSNGINKVISNVIETTTIDIPSDSNKEIREINCNSSTTDVEYASSSERDSKSTSSLEENSLANDTSTDPIDHISVETEKKKLSEKLCDCTNTTVGDVIFMCLVLGVRHNLSWEAQLDILRMVNSIYGKKDLPETKYKYFQHIEKEKKSISYHIYCPTCEVYLGEKSYLPECVQCSYCASNVDESKPLNFFLSISLESQLKKLVSDSRIASLLLNYRFNRKKEHSDAFEEQYKKHCIPGGILSSPLNFSFSFFTDGVQTGKSTGKSLWPIYVTINEFPFKDHSRYMLLAGLYVGSKDPNQMVFLQPFVKEANKLSSESFFWNHERK from the exons agtaatataaatagactaattttttgtgtaaaagtTCCAAAgtctaacattttttttactgcaaATGTTATTTCGTTTCAGAATATATCATTTACAACAGTTTCATCTTCACAGAATGACATAAAAGGGATAGGTGAATCTGTAAATAGAGTTGCAGATGCAGACTCACGTGCATCATATTTATTGCAg agCTACTCTAATGGAATAAACAAAGTAATCTCTAATGTGATAGAAACAACTACAATTGATATTCCATCTGAcagtaataaagaaattagagAGATTAACTGTAATTCATCAACGACAGATGTAGAGTATGCTTCATCATCAGAGAGGGACTCAAAGTCTACGTCATCAttagaagaaaattctttGGCCAATGATACCTCAACAGATCCTATTGATCACATCAGTGTGGAGACAGAAAAGAAGAAACTGTCAGAGAAATTGTGCGACTGCACAAACACCACAGTTGGTGATGTTATTTTCATGTGCCTTGTGTTAGGAGTGAGGCATAATTTGTCATGGGAGGCACAACTTGATATTCTGCGAATGGTCAACTCAATTTACGGCAAGAAGGATCTTCCAGAAACAAAATACAAGTACTTTCAGCacatagaaaaagaaaagaagagcaTATCTTATCACATCTATTGCCCAACATGTGAGGTGTACTTAGgggaaaaaagttatttgccAGAATGTGTGCAATGTTCTTATTGTGCTAGTAATGTAGATGAATCTAAGCCGTTAAACTTTTTCTTGTCCATATCATTAGAatcgcaattaaaaaaattagtaagtGATTCACGTATAGCATCTTTATTGCTAAATTACAGATTTAATCGCAAGAAAGAGCATTCTGATGCTTTTGAGGAGCAGTACAAAAAGCATTGTATTCCTGGAGGAATACTCTCTTCTCCtctcaatttttcattttcattttttacggACGGTGTACAAACTGGGAAGTCGACCGGTAAATCATTGTGGCCTATTTATGTAACGATCAATGAATTCCCATTTAAAGACCATAGCAGATATATGCTTCTTGCTGGGCTGTATGTTGGATCTAAAGATCCTAATCAAATGGTTTTTTTACAACCTTTTGTTAAAGAAGCAAACAAACTCTCCTCCGAGAGTTTCTTTTGGAATCACGAGAGAAAATAG